One window of Aspergillus oryzae RIB40 DNA, chromosome 3 genomic DNA carries:
- the cox10 gene encoding protoheme IX farnesyltransferase (heme A farnesyltransferase), whose product MILLRSSFRRLGSTRDPSLVCSRCLIRNNRSHPPSALRSFLSSARSQSSVADDQSSSAVLQKTYFSANRGIEGTVSKDGISPSLSTTSSAQANAANTSRSEGEAGSASMQSIESELPHRRRKRLKEEAAGNNGADHVIPPDASAQLSHLSATLPKTSIRRKIAAYLALTKPRLSVLIVLSTTSAYGMYPISSLLALDPSMTPLPTLSTSTLTLLYLTAGTFLSSCSANTLNMMFEPKYDALMSRTRNRPIVRGLVSRRAALLFAVATAASGLALLYFGTNPTVTGLSAANIFLYAFVYTPLKRIHVINTWVGAIVGGIPPLMGWVAAAGQTATTGHDTWRDMLFSKDSIGGWLLGGILFAWQFPHFNALSHTIREEYKRAGYKMLCWVNPARNARVALRYSILMFPISIGLWYVGVVGHGFLVSSSIANGWLVKEAYHFWQHQGANGTARGLFWASIWQLPILLVGGLVTKKGLWDGVWRNAFGQPEEDEDDYLYYDDEGEDEETGNQIVSQSASVAGSRPANAA is encoded by the coding sequence GTTCTCATCCGCCCTCCGCCCTCCGCAGCTTCCTGTCGTCCGCGCGATCACAGTCAAGTGTTGCAGATGATCAATCCTCTTCCGCCGTCCTCCAGAAGACGTATTTCTCTGCGAATCGAGGCATTGAGGGTACAGTGAGCAAGGATGGCATTTCCCCGTCGTTATCCACCACCAGTTCCGCGCAAGCGAATGCTGCCAATACCTCCAGAAGCGAAGGAGAGGCGGGGTCGGCCTCTATGCAATCAATTGAGTCGGAATTGCCCCATCGTCGAAGGAAACGTCTAAAGGAAGAGGCAGCTGGGAATAACGGAGCAGATCATGTTATTCCTCCAGATGCCTCGGCGCAGTTGTCGCACCTCTCAGCCACCCTCCCCAAAACCTCTATTCGACGTAAAATAGCCGCTTATCTTGCTCTCACGAAACCTCGTCTTTCAGTGTTGATCGTGCTGTCTACGACATCTGCCTATGGCATGTACCCTATCTCGTCTCTCCTTGCTCTCGACCCATCAATGACGCCGCTCCCGACTCTATCAACTTCTACACTTACTCTTCTTTACCTCACGGCGGGAACATTCCTTTCGTCCTGCAGTGCCAATACATTGAATATGATGTTCGAACCGAAATATGATGCACTGATGTCCCGGACACGGAACCGGCCCATCGTCCGCGGTCTCGTCTCCCGCCGTGCTGCCCTCCTGTTTGCCGTTGCTACAGCCGCCTCGGGTCTCGCTCTGCTCTACTTCGGCACGAACCCAACTGTGACTGGTCTGTCGGCCGCTAACATCTTCCTATACGCCTTCGTTTATACGCCATTGAAGCGTATACATGTGATCAATACCTGGGTCGGTGCTATTGTAGGAGGTATTCCTCCGCTCATGGGTTGGGTCGCAGCGGCAGGCCAGACAGCGACAACCGGCCACGACACATGGCGCGACATGCTCTTCAGCAAAGATAGCATTGGTGGCTGGTTGCTCGGAGGCATCTTATTCGCCTGGCAATTTCCCCATTTCAACGCCCTCTCCCATACTATCCGCGAGGAATACAAGAGAGCCGGATACAAAATGCTCTGCTGGGTTAATCCCGCTCGAAATGCCCGTGTCGCGTTGCGTTATTCTATCCTGATGTTCCCGATCTCCATTGGTCTTTGGTATGTTGGTGTTGTCGGCCACGGCTTCTTGGTAAGTAGCTCAATCGCCAACGGTTGGTTAGTGAAAGAAGCATATCATTTCTGGCAGCATCAAGGTGCCAATGGCACAGCCCGCGGTTTGTTCTGGGCCAGTATCTGGCAACTTCCCATCCTGCTTGTCGGCGGTCTCGTTACAAAGAAGGGTCTATGGGACGGTGTCTGGAGAAACGCCTTCGGCCAACctgaagaagacgaggatgattaTCTCTACTATGACGACGAAggtgaggatgaagagacaGGAAATCAGATCGTATCTCAGTCAGCGTCTGTGGCTGGCTCCCGTCCTGCCAACGCTGCATAG